One Acropora palmata chromosome 2, jaAcrPala1.3, whole genome shotgun sequence genomic window carries:
- the LOC141874602 gene encoding uncharacterized protein LOC141874602, which translates to MPRAFLLRRDFEDSTKIRKGKLPFIHQDEKRPSSGDDYPEVGRRKRPAKARKDKSDDEFFYALQKKTKSSYPADDGADGRVNDIGKILSSTDDFINNEKKMSEHHTQKNILPELHLAVDHGIFQENGALPAEGKYEKTSPGTAVGAPKPDFKHLTTQAVKKYPQLNKANDLSTTGARQRTDKTIHRCNQCGKIFKTKYTLSIHLKMPDHTQSRPFVCNVCGKGFRLSSTLCRHKIIHTEKKPHKCEECGKSFNRSSTLKTHLRTHSDKKAFICDICGKGFHQKGNLRNHIMIHTGEKPFRCDQCNRAFNKMSNLKFHLHTHSDNLPYHCRTCRKRFAKKSDLNEHVDEVH; encoded by the exons ATGCCGAGAGCATTTCTGTTAAGAAGAGATTTTGAGGACAGCACTAAAATCCGCAAGGGAAAGCTGCCTTTTATTCACCAAG ATGAAAAAAGACCCTCATCTGGCGATGATTATCCAGAGGTTGGACGACGAAAGAGGCCTGCAAAAGCGAGGAAGGATAAAAGCGATGACGAATTTTTCTACGCgttgcaaaagaaaacgaaatctTCGTACCCAGCCGACGATGGAGCTGACGGACGCGTTAATGATATTGGAAAGATTCTAAGCTCCACTGATGATTTCAttaataatgaaaagaaaatgtcggAACACCATACTCAAAAAAACATCCTCCCCGAATTGCACTTGGCTGTCGATCACGGAATTTTTCAGGAAAATGGCGCATTACCAGCAGAGGGAAAATACGAGAAAACTTCCCCGGGGACAGCCGTGGGCGCTCCGAAGCCCGATTTTAAACACTTGACAACTCAAGCAGTAAAAAAATACCCTCAGCTAAATAAAGCAAATGACTTGAGTACTACGGGCGCAAGGCAACGAACAGATAAGACCATTCACAGATGTAACCAGTGtggcaaaattttcaaaacaaaatacactCTGTCGATTCACTTGAAAATGCCTGATCACACTCAGAGCCGACCGTTTGTATGCAACGTTTGCGGAAAGGGGTTTCGCCTGTCCAGTACGCTGTGTCGCCACAAGATCATACATACCGAGAAAAAACCACACAAGTGTGAGGAATGTGGTAAGAGTTTTAATCGCTCCTCGACGTTGAAGACTCATCTTCGAACGCACAGCGACAAGAAAGCTTTCATTTGTGACATCTGCGGTAAGGGCTTTCACCAAAAGGGGAACTTGCGAAATCATATTATGATTCACACGGGAGAAAAACCTTTTAGATGCGACCAGTGCAACAGGGCCTTTAACAAGATGTCGAAtctgaaatttcatttgcacACTCACTCCGATAATCTTCCATACCACTGCAGGACTTGTAGAAAACGCTTTGCGAAGAAGAGTGATTTGAACGAACACGTAGACGAGGTGCACTAA